In the genome of Bacillus sp. S3, one region contains:
- a CDS encoding dimethylarginine dimethylaminohydrolase family protein, producing MYKKLNTVIVKHPKDAFQSQEHLRNEWKKFNYINEPNFMKAQNEYEQFLSIMKEHVGQIEFLPVSERVGLDSLYAHDPVKFTKKGAIILKSGKKLRQPEAEVYKEFLQEKEIPILGELSGDAVADGGDLVWLDDRTLLIGRGYRTNDEAIRQIKEMTKDLVDECIVVQLPHDHGEEECLHLMSFISIVDENLAVVYSRLMPVFLRQMLIERGFQLIEVPDNEYGRLGCNVLALAPRVCVMAYGSPYTKEQLIEAGATVYEYEGNEISYLGTGGPTCLTCPVSRG from the coding sequence ATGTACAAAAAACTAAATACTGTAATCGTTAAACACCCAAAGGATGCCTTTCAGAGTCAAGAGCATCTGCGAAATGAATGGAAGAAATTCAACTATATAAATGAACCTAATTTTATGAAGGCACAGAATGAATATGAACAGTTTCTTTCGATTATGAAGGAACATGTGGGCCAAATTGAGTTTTTACCAGTATCCGAACGGGTCGGCTTGGATTCTCTTTATGCCCACGACCCTGTTAAGTTCACGAAAAAGGGCGCGATTATATTAAAATCAGGAAAAAAACTGCGTCAGCCGGAAGCAGAAGTGTATAAGGAATTTTTACAAGAAAAGGAGATTCCAATATTAGGTGAATTGTCTGGTGATGCGGTTGCCGACGGTGGGGATCTTGTTTGGCTGGATGATCGTACATTATTAATTGGGCGCGGTTATCGAACAAATGACGAGGCAATCCGCCAAATCAAGGAGATGACAAAGGATTTAGTCGACGAATGTATAGTTGTTCAGCTGCCGCATGACCACGGGGAAGAAGAGTGTCTGCATCTGATGTCTTTTATCAGTATTGTAGATGAAAACTTGGCAGTTGTTTATTCGCGACTCATGCCTGTCTTTCTAAGGCAAATGCTAATTGAGCGCGGTTTTCAACTGATTGAAGTACCAGATAATGAATACGGCCGGCTTGGCTGCAACGTACTTGCTTTAGCACCAAGAGTTTGTGTTATGGCTTATGGAAGCCCTTACACAAAGGAACAGTTAATCGAAGCAGGAGCAACTGTCTATGAATATGAAGGAAATGAAATCTCTTATTTAGGAACAGGAGGACCAACATGCTTAACATGTCCAGTAAGTCGCGGGTAG
- a CDS encoding dimethylarginine dimethylaminohydrolase family protein, with translation MFKNTIVKTPGESYVNGLTTSDLGIPNLEKALEQHAAYIDALKTCGVDVTILPSNNEYPDSTFVEDTAVLTPGFAVISNPGALTRNGEIQEMEPAVKSFYENIYYIKAPGTLDGGDILQIEDHFYIGISARTNQQGAEQLKQILELENYKATIVHLDKFFHLKTGIAYLGNQTIVVAGEFIDHPDFNSYSKIIVPPEEEYAANCIRVNDYVIIPAGYPVTKQQINDAGYQTIELEMSEFRKLDGGLSCLSLRF, from the coding sequence ATGTTTAAAAACACGATTGTCAAAACACCTGGGGAAAGTTATGTCAACGGATTAACGACTTCCGATTTAGGGATTCCTAATTTGGAAAAAGCATTAGAACAGCATGCTGCATATATTGATGCATTGAAGACATGCGGGGTAGATGTGACCATCCTGCCTAGCAATAACGAATATCCGGACTCGACATTCGTTGAGGATACCGCTGTGCTGACACCGGGCTTTGCGGTTATTAGCAATCCAGGCGCTCTTACCCGTAATGGAGAGATTCAAGAAATGGAACCTGCAGTCAAGTCATTCTATGAAAATATTTACTATATAAAAGCTCCCGGAACGCTGGATGGCGGCGATATTTTACAAATAGAGGATCATTTTTATATTGGAATATCTGCAAGGACAAACCAGCAGGGAGCTGAGCAATTAAAACAAATTTTAGAATTAGAAAACTATAAAGCTACTATTGTTCATTTAGATAAGTTCTTTCATTTAAAAACTGGAATTGCCTATTTAGGAAACCAAACGATTGTTGTGGCCGGGGAGTTTATCGACCATCCGGATTTCAATTCTTATTCAAAAATTATTGTCCCTCCTGAGGAAGAGTATGCGGCAAATTGTATTCGCGTGAATGATTATGTCATCATTCCGGCGGGATACCCGGTTACAAAACAACAAATTAACGATGCTGGCTATCAAACCATTGAGCTTGAAATGTCGGAATTTCGAAAATTAGATGGTGGATTAAGCTGCTTGTCATTACGGTTTTAG